The following DNA comes from Deinococcus sp. NW-56.
GACCGAGCTGGAGGACGGCGAGCGGGTCCACCTCGACCTGGAAACGGCCGTGCTGTACACGGGGCGCGGCGAGCTTCGGCTGCCCCAGCCCCCCGCCTGGATGCGCGAGGTCTGGCAGGCGGGCGGCATCGTGCCCTACTACCGCACCCACGGCCGCTTTCCCGGCGTGCCCTCGGCCCTTTAACCCCTTCCGACCCCCAAGGAGTCCCCATGACCTGCCCCGAATGCGACGCCCCCCTCACCATCGCCCCTGACGTGATCGAAGGCGAGATCATTCCCTGCCCCGACTGCGGCGCCGAGCTGGAAGTGCTGTCGGTCTCGCCCGTCGAACTCGCGCTCGCGCCTTCCGTCGAAGAGGACTGGGGCGAGTGACCGTGACCCCCCGCCTCGGTGTCCTCGTGTCGCGTATCCGCGCGGAGGAGAAGCTGCTGCTCTCGGAACTGGACCGCCGCCGGGTGCCCTACACCCGCATTGACGACGGCGACCTCGTGTTCGACCTGCGCGAGCGCGAGTTTCCCTTCGGCACCGTGCTGGAGCGGTCCATCTCCTACGGGCGGACCCTCTACACCCTGCGGGCGCTGGAGGCGCGGGGGGTGCGCTGCGTGAACCCGGCGGCGGTCGTGGAGACGTGCGGCGACAAGTTCCGCACGACCCAGGCGCTGGAGGTGGCGGGCGTGCCCACTCCCCGGACCCTGATCGCCTTCACGCCGGAGGCCGCGCTGGAGGCGATCGAGCGGCTGGGCTATCCGGCGGTGCTCAAGCCCGTCGTCGGCTCGTGGGGCCGTCTGGTGTCCCGCGTGAACGACCGCGACGCGGCGGAGGCCGTGCTGGAACACCTGCAAGTGCTGGGTTCATGGCAGCAGCACATTTATTACGTGCAGGAGCATGTCCGCAAGCCGGGCCGCGACATCCGCGCCTTCGTGGTCGGCGACGAGCCGGTCGCGGCTATCTACCGCACCTCGGCGCACTGGATTACCAACACCGCGCGGGGCGGGCTGGCGTCGAACTGCCCGCTGACGGGCGGTGTGGGCGACCTGGCTTTGCGGGCGGCGCGGGCGGTGGGCGGCGGCATCCTCGCGGTGGACCTGCTGGAGACGGCGGACGGCGAGCTGCTCGTCAATGAGGTCAACCACACGATGGAATTCCGCAACTCCATCGACACGACCGGAGTGGACATTCCCGGCGCGATGATCGACTACCTGCTCGCGCAGGCACAGGTGGCTACCCCCACCCCGGAGGCTGTGGCATGATCCGCGCTGCCATCGCGGGCGGCTCGGGCTACGTGGGTGGCGAACTGCTGCGGCTGCTGCTGGGGCACCCGGAGGTGGAGGTCGTGGCCGTCACCTCCGAGCGCCGCGCCGGGCAGTACGTGGCCGCCACGCACCCCAACCTGCGCGGCTGGACCGACCTGCGTTTCGTGCCGCTCGCGGAGTTGCCTGCCTGCGACGTGCTGTTCACGGCCTTACCGCACGGGTATGCAGCAGAGCAGATTGAGCACCTCTCCACCCTGGCTCCCCGCCTGATCGACTGCTCGGCCGACTTTCGGCTGGAAGACGCGAACGCCTACCGCGAGTGGTACGGGCGCGAGCACGCGGCCCCGGAGTGGCTGACCCGCTTTGCCTACGGGCTGCCGGAGGCCAACCGGGACGCGATTCGGGATGCCCGCTTTGTCTCCGGGGTGGGCTGCAACGCGACCGCCGTGAACCTCGCGCTGCTGCCGCTGGTGCGGGCCGGGCTGCTGGACCCCGCGCGGCCCATCATCGCCGACGTGAAGGTCGGCTCCTCGGAGGGCGGCGACCGGGCCAGCGAGTCCAGCCACCACCCCGAGCGCTCCCACGTCGTGCGCTCCTTCGCCCCCACCGGGCACCGCCACACCGCCGAGGTGCGGCAGGTGCTGGGGGTCGACGCCGAGCTGTCGGTCACGTCGGTGGAACTCGTGCGCGGGGCGCTGGCGACCGTTCACGCCTGGCTGCGGGAGCCGCTGGAGGACCGCCAGCTCTGGAAGGCGTACCGCGCGACCTACGGCGCCGAGCCTTTCGTCCGCATCGTCCACGAGAAGGGCGGCAACTACCGCCACCCCGAGCCCAAGATTCTGGCGGGGACCAACCTAACGGACGTGGGCTGGAGCGTGGACCCCCGCACGGGCCGCGTCGTCGCCCTCTGCGCCATCGACAACCTGATGAAGGGGGCGGCGGGCACGGCGGTGCAGGCCCTCAACCTGATGCACGGCTGGCCGGAACAGGCGGGGCTGCGGCTGATCGGGCTGCACCCGGTGTGATGCAGGACAGGTTGGTCTGTACGCCCCCTCACCCCTGGCTTCGCCAGGCCCTCTCCCACCAGGGGAGAGGGTGAAAGGATTTCCCCTCCTATGATCCCTTCCCCCCTCGTCATCAAGATCGGCGGCGCCGAAGGCGTGGATCAGCAGGCGCTGTGCCAGGACATTGCCGCGCAGTGGCGCTCCGGCCGCCCGCTTGTCGTCGTCCACGGCGGCTCAGCGGAGACGAACGCCCTGGCCGCCGCGCTGGGCCACCCCTCGCGTACGCTGACCGCCCCCTCGGGCCACGTCAGCCGCTACACCGACCGCCGCACGCTGGAGATTTTTGCGATGGCGACGGCCCGCGTGAACCGCCTGCTGGTCGAAACCTTGCAAGGCCTCGGCGTGAACGCGCTGGGCCTCAGCGGAGCGGACGGACAACTGCTGCGGGCACGGCGCAAGGAGGTGCAGCGCAGCGTGGAGGGGGGCCGGGTGCGGCTCGTGCGCGACGACTGGACGGGCACGGTGACGGCGGCGAATGGCGACCTTCTGCGCCTGCTGCTGGGGGCCGGATACCTCCCCGTCGTCGCGCCGCTGGCGATCAGTGACCGGGGCGAACTCCTCAATGTGGACGGTGACCGGGCTGCCGCCGCCGTCGCTGGAGCGGTGGGGGCCGGGACGCTGCTGCTGCTCAGCAACGTGGCGGGGCTGCTGCGCTCCTACCCCGACGAGGACAGTCTGGTCGGGCATATCCCGGCCGACAGGCTGGAGGAGGCGCAGGGCTGGGCGCAGGGCCGGATGAAGCGCAAGGTACTGGGGGCGGGTGAGGCCCTCGCGGCGGGCGTGTCTACCGTCGTGATCGGGGACGGTCGCCGGGCTGCACCTGTTGGGGATGCGCTCGCTGGGCGCGGCACCGTGCTGGGCGCTCCGCTGACCGGAATGGTGCCCGCATGACGGCCACCCTGGACCCCCGCACGCTGGAGGCCCGGCACGGCACGGGCGTCTATGCCAAGCGGCCCCTCACGCTGGTGCGCGGGCAGGGCGCGACCCTCTGGGACGACGCAGGCCGGACGTACCTCGACTGCGCTTCCGGGCAGGGGGTGGCGAACGTGGGACACAGCCATCCCCGCGTCGTGGCTGCCGTGCAGGCGCAGGCCGCCACACTGGTCACCTGTCAGGAAGCCGTTCACAACGACGTGCGGGCGGCGTACCTCTCCGAACTCGCGGGGGTGCTGCCCGCCGGGCTGGACCGCATCTTCCTCTGCAACTCCGGCGCGGAGGCGGTCGAGGCGGGGGTCAAGTTCGCCCGCGCGAGCACTGGGCGGCCTGGCGTTGTCGCGGCGATGCGCGGCTTTCACGGGCGCACGCTGGGAGCGCTCAGCGCGACCTGGGAAGCCCACTACCGCGAGCCCTTCGTGCCACTGGTGCCGGAGTTCGGCCATGTCCCCTACGGCAACTTGGAGGCCCTGGAGGGGGCGATTACCGACCAGACCGCCGCCGTCTTGCTCGAAGTCGTGCAGGGCGAGGGCGGTGTGCGGCCCGCCTCTGACGAGTTTTTGCGTGGGGCCGAGCGGCTCTGCCGGGAGCGCGGCGCCCTGCTCCTGATCGACGAGGTACAGACGGGCTTCGGGCGCACCGGGCGGCTGTTTGCCTGCGAGCACAGCGGGCTGGAGCCGGACATCCTGATCCTCGGGAAGGCCATCGCGGGCGGCGTGCCGATGGGGGCGGTTGCCCTCGGCCCACGGGTGGCGCAGATGGCGCCGGGCACCCACGGCTCGACCTTCGGCGGCAATCCGCTGGCGTGCGCGGCGGCGCGGGCGGTGCTGGGCATCTTGCGCGACGAGAACCTGCCTGCCGAAGCGGCCCGCAAAGGCGAGTGGCTGCTGGACCGGCTGCGGGCGCTGCCGCACCGCCGCATCCGCGAGGTGCGCGGGCTGGGGTTGATGGTCGGGCTGGAACTGCGCGACCGGGTGGCCCCCCACCTCGCCGCCCTTCAGGAGCGCGGCGTCCTCGCCCTGCCCGCCGGGCCGAGCGTGCTGCGGCTGCTGCCCCCGCTGGTGATCTCTGGCGCCGAACTGGAACAGGTCGTGCGGGCGGTGGACGAGGTGCTGGCGTGACGCTCGCCCCCGTCCTCACCGCCGAGGAAGCGCTCGCCTACGGCCTCGTCGCCATTCCCAGCGTCTCCGGGCAGGAGGGGGAGGCCGTGACCTGGCTGGTGGACCAGATGACCGCGCTGGGTCTGACCGCCCACGTGGACGAAGCGGGAAATGCGGTCGGGGTGCTGGGCACAGGCACCCCGCAGACCGTCCTGCTGGGCCACATCGACACCGTCCCCGGCGACCTCCCGGTGCGGGTGGAGGGTGGCATGCTGCATGGCCGGGGCGCGGTGGATGCCAAGGGGGCGCTCGCCGCCTTCGTGAGCGCGGCGGCGCGGCTGGCGCGTCGGGGGAACCTGCGCGGCCAGATCGTCGTCGTGGGCTGCGTGGAGGAGGAGGCGTCCTCCAGCAAGGGGGCACACCACGCGCTGACCGAGTACACGCCCGACTTCTGCATCGTGGGCGAGCCCAGCGACTGGCGGCGGGTCACGTTGGGGTACAAGGGGTCGCTGCGGCTGCGGGCACGGCTCTCGGTGCCCTGCGGCCACTCCGCCCACCAGCGGCAGACGGCGGCAGAGACGATGGTGGCCTTCTGGCAACGGGTGGAGGGGTGGGCCGCCGACCTCACCGGGCACGCGGCCCGTGCCTTCGACCAGCTTCAGCCCACCCTGCTGCACCTCAACACGGCCAGCGACGGCCTGACCGAAACGGCGGCCGCGGAATTGCACCTTCGCCTGCCCCCCGCGCACCCGCCCGGCCCCGTGCTGGAGGGCCTGCGGGAGCTGGCCGCCGACCTCCCCGACCTTACGCTGGAGGTGGTGGGGCAGTGCGCGGCCTTTCAGACGGACCGTACCTCACCCCTGGTCCGCACCTTTACCCGCGCGATTCGGGCGCAGGGAGAGCAGCCGGGGCTGGTGCTCAAGACGGGCACGGCCGACCTGAACGTGGTCGGCCCGGTGTGGGGGTGTCCGGCCGTGGCCTACGGGCCGGGCGACGCGGCGCTCGACCACACGCCGCACGAGCACCTCTGCCTCGCGGAGTACGGGCGGGCGGTGGACGTGCTGGAGGCGGCCCTGACCGAACTGCACCGCTGATAGGTCAGGCTAAGGTCGTTCCTTGGGCGACAGCGCCGCCGTGGCGAACCAGAAGGTCCCAAAGGATTTGATGACCTCCACGAATTCGCTGATGGTCACGGGCTTGGGGATGTAGGCGTTCGCGTGGAGGTTATACGACCGCCAGATGTCGCTCTCGGCCCGTGACGTGGTCAGGACCACCACCGGGATATTCCGCAGGGCGTCGTCGACCTTCAGCACGTCGAGCACTTCTAGCCCGCCCATGCGCGGCATGTTCAGGTCGAGCAGAATCACGTCGGGAGTGGCGGCCCCGGCGTAGGGACCCTCGCGCCGCAGGAAGGCCAGCGCGTCGACCCCATCGCGGGCAATGTGCAGGCGGTGGGGAAAGTGCGCCTCCCCGAAGGCTTCTTCGGTCAGGAGGATATCGGCCGGGTTGTCCTCGACCAGCAGGATTTCGATGGGTTTGGTGGGGGTCATGGGGCAGGCGGACTCCTGAAGGCTGGAACTGGGCGAGCCTGGAGTGGACACCGCCAGCGCTCGGACGACTGAAAATACGCCAACCATAGTGAGCGGCCGCCGCGGATCGGTGCCCCTTCCATGAAGCCTGTCTTTAAGAGTGGCCGCGTCCTCCCTGCCGGACGCGGCCACTCCTGCGGATGTGGGTCCGCCGGGTGGGGCCGTTAGCCCTGCCGGGCCGCCATCGCGGCGCGGGCCTGCTCCTGCAAGGGACGCCACGCCACCTTGCCCGTCGCCCCGCGCGGCAGGCTCTCCACGAACTCGTAGTCGCGCGGCACCTTGTAGGTCGCCATCTGGGTTCTGGCCCAGGCCTCGATCTCCCCGGCGGTGGCCTGCCCACCGGGCTTCAGCACGATCAGGGCGCGGGCGCGTTCCCCGGTCCGCTCGTCGGGCACCGAGATCACGCAGGCTTCCTGAATGGCGGGGTGGCCGTGCAACAGGTTCTCGACCTCGGCGGGCCAGACCTTCATGCCGGAGACGTTCACCATGCGCTTGAGGCGGTCGGTGAAGAAGAAGTAGCCCTCCTCGTCCATGTAGCCCAGGTCGCCGGAGCGGAAAAAGCGCTTGCCGTCCAGCTCCACGAACGCTTCGGCAGTCGCGTCGGGGCGGTTCCAGTAGCCCTGCATGACCTGTTCGCCGTGCATCACGATCTCGCCGATCTCGCCGGGGGGCAGCTCGCGTCCGGTGTCGAGGTCGAGGACGCGGGCGTCGACCCCGAACAGGGCGATTCCCAGGCATTGCAGCTTCTGACGCCCTTTGGGGTTGGAGTGCGACTGCGCCATCGTCTCGGTCAGGCCGTAGCCCTCGGTGAAGGTGATGCCCGTGAGGTCCAGCAGCCGCTGCCCGATCGCCGCCGGGAGGCTCGCGCCGCCCCCCGTCACGTTCCGCAAGCTGGCGAGGTCCGCCGGGTTGAAGTTCGGGGAGGCCATCAGGTCGATCACCATCGTGGCGGTGTTCGTCCAGAGGGTCACGCCCCGGTCGCGGATGAGTTGCCGCGCGGCGTCCCGGTCCCAGCGGGCCAGCGCGACGACCGTGCCGCCGCCGTTCAGCGGCGCGAGCAGGCTGTTGACGAAGCCGGTGACGTGGAAGAAGGGCAGCGAGGCCAGGAACACGTCCTCGACCGTGCCGTCTACCCAGGCCCCGGCCCCGAACACGTTCGCCTGCACGCTGCGGTGGGTGTGCATGCAGCCCTTGGGCAGCCCGGTCGTGCCGCTGGTGTAGGGCATGACGGCCAGATCGTCGGGGCCGACCTCGGCGGCGGGGGCGGAGGCCGCCTCCAATGCCGCTTCCAGCGTCACGTCGCCGGAGTGCAGCTCGGGGGTCACGTCCAGCTCGCCCGGCAGCGGGATTCCGGCACGTTCCGCGTCGGTCCCGGCCATCACGTTGGCGACGACCGCGTGGGCGAGGCCTCCCTGCTTGGCTTTCTCGTACAGCTCGGCGCCGACGACCCCCGCGCGAATGCCCGCGTCTTGCAGAAAGAAGCCGAACTCGCGGGCCTGGAGCATGGGCGCCAGGGGCACCACGACCGCCCCGAGGTGCCACGCGGCGTGCGCGGCGATGGCCCACGCGGGGCTGTTCTGAAGCCAGACGGCCACCCGGTCGCCTTTCCCGACCCCCTGCGCGGCGAGGTGTCCGGCGAGGCGCTCGGCGGATTCGCGCAGTTCGCGGTAGCTCAGCTCGCGGCCGTAGAACCACATCGCCGTCTTGTCGGGATACCGCTCGGCCGACACGCGCAGGTTGTGCATCAGGCCGGTGCGCGGCAGCGTCAGTTGCCGGGGCTTGCCAGGGGGCCAGTAACGGCCCGCCGTGCGGGTGGCCGGGGCGACCGGGCGGGGATGCTCGGTGGGCAGGTTCAGTTCGGGGTCGTGCGACATGAAAAACCTCCGGGAGAGCCGGGCCACCTGCCCCCGAGGCCGGGAGACGGGCAGCCGGAGCGTGAATTGTGCGTGCCCCGAGTGTAGGGCATGGGGCGCCCGCGGCAAATACGCGGCGTTGCTCGTCACGTGACGAGCAGCGGTCACCGGCCTGCCCCGCCCCGTCCCGCCCGGACCCCGTAGGCTGGGACGCAGGAGGTTCACCCATGTCCCAGCTCCCCGCCTTTGAGACCCTCTTTACCGTCGAGGCCACCCCCTTCAAGTTCGGCCCCGGTGCGTCCGCCGACGCGGGCTGGGAGGCGGCGCGGCTGGGCATGCGCCGGGCCTTCGTGGTGGTCGACCCGGCGCTGGCCGGGAGCGAGGCGGCCGGGCGCGTGCTGGACAGCCTGCGCGGGGCGGGGGTAGAGGTCGTCCTCTACACGGGCGTGCGGGTCGAACCGGACCTCCCCAGCCTGGAGCGGGCGGGGGCGGCGGCGCGGGAGGCGGGGGCCGACGGCTTCGTGGGGCTGGGGGGCGGCTCGACGCTCGACACGGCAAAGGTCGCCAACCTGCTCGCCACCCACGGCGGCGCGGTGATGGACTGGGTCAATGCCCCGGTGGGCGGCGGGCGGGCGGTGCCGGGGCCGCTGCGCCCGCTGCTGGCGATTCCCACGACGGCGGGGTCGGGGTCGGAGGCGACCACGGTGGCGATCCTCGACCTGCCGGACCTGGGAATCAAGAGCGGGATCAGCCACCGCTATTTGCGGCCCGCACAGGCGCTGGTGGACCCCGAACTCACCCGCACCGCCCCGGCGGGCGTGATCGCGTCGGCGGGGCTGGACGTGGTGTGTCACGCCGCCGAGAGCCTGCTGAGCCGCTCGTACACCTCGCGCCCCCGGCCGGAGTCGCCCGCCGCCCGCCCCCCCTACCAGGGCAGCAACCCGGTCGCGGACGTGTGGTCGGCGCAGGCGCTGCGCTTCGGCGGCGAGTACCTGCGCCGGGCGGTGGCCGACCCCGACGACCTGGAGGCACGCGGCTTCATGATGCTTTCCGCGACGATGGCGGGGGTGGGCTTCGGGTCGGCGGGGGTACATATCCCGCATGCCTGCGCCTATCCCATCGCGGGACTGCGGCAGACCTATCAAGCAACCGGGTATTCGCAGGACCATGCCTTCGTGCCGCACGGCTACAGCGTGATCGTGACCGCGCCCGCCGCCTTCCGCTTCACCTTCGCGGCGGACCCCGAAAAGCATGTGCGGGCCGCGTCTCTGCTCACCGGGCGTGAGTACGCTCCGGATGACGAGGACGCCCTGCCGAACGCGCTTTCAGAGCTGATGCGCGACGTGGGCGCACCCACCACCCTGACCGAACTGGGGTACAGCGAGGCCGACCTGCCCGCGCTGGTGGAGGGGGCCTTGAAACAGCAGCGGCTGCTGGCGGTCGCCCCCCGCACGCCGAGCGCCGCCGACCTGGAGGCCATCCTGCGGGCGTCCCTGTAACGGGCAGGCGCCCCGGCCCTACACTGCGGCATGACCCGACAGCAAGAAGAAGCGTGGGCACAGGCCGCCGCCGGGCTGCGCCGCCTGGGCACGACGGGGGACGAGGTGGCGGCCCGGCTCACCCGCGAGCTGGACGCCTTCGAAGCCGTTGTTGCGCGGTCACAGGACCGCTGGCACCAGCCGCTCTCCGGCCGCGAGTGGACCGCCGCGCAGGAAGCCGAGCACGTCATCCTCGTCAACGAGAGCAGTGCCCGGATCGCCGCGCTGCTGGCCTCCGACCGGCCGCT
Coding sequences within:
- a CDS encoding alpha-aminoadipate/glutamate carrier protein LysW, translated to MTCPECDAPLTIAPDVIEGEIIPCPDCGAELEVLSVSPVELALAPSVEEDWGE
- the lysX gene encoding lysine biosynthesis protein LysX gives rise to the protein MTVTPRLGVLVSRIRAEEKLLLSELDRRRVPYTRIDDGDLVFDLREREFPFGTVLERSISYGRTLYTLRALEARGVRCVNPAAVVETCGDKFRTTQALEVAGVPTPRTLIAFTPEAALEAIERLGYPAVLKPVVGSWGRLVSRVNDRDAAEAVLEHLQVLGSWQQHIYYVQEHVRKPGRDIRAFVVGDEPVAAIYRTSAHWITNTARGGLASNCPLTGGVGDLALRAARAVGGGILAVDLLETADGELLVNEVNHTMEFRNSIDTTGVDIPGAMIDYLLAQAQVATPTPEAVA
- the argC gene encoding N-acetyl-gamma-glutamyl-phosphate reductase produces the protein MIRAAIAGGSGYVGGELLRLLLGHPEVEVVAVTSERRAGQYVAATHPNLRGWTDLRFVPLAELPACDVLFTALPHGYAAEQIEHLSTLAPRLIDCSADFRLEDANAYREWYGREHAAPEWLTRFAYGLPEANRDAIRDARFVSGVGCNATAVNLALLPLVRAGLLDPARPIIADVKVGSSEGGDRASESSHHPERSHVVRSFAPTGHRHTAEVRQVLGVDAELSVTSVELVRGALATVHAWLREPLEDRQLWKAYRATYGAEPFVRIVHEKGGNYRHPEPKILAGTNLTDVGWSVDPRTGRVVALCAIDNLMKGAAGTAVQALNLMHGWPEQAGLRLIGLHPV
- a CDS encoding [LysW]-aminoadipate kinase translates to MIPSPLVIKIGGAEGVDQQALCQDIAAQWRSGRPLVVVHGGSAETNALAAALGHPSRTLTAPSGHVSRYTDRRTLEIFAMATARVNRLLVETLQGLGVNALGLSGADGQLLRARRKEVQRSVEGGRVRLVRDDWTGTVTAANGDLLRLLLGAGYLPVVAPLAISDRGELLNVDGDRAAAAVAGAVGAGTLLLLSNVAGLLRSYPDEDSLVGHIPADRLEEAQGWAQGRMKRKVLGAGEALAAGVSTVVIGDGRRAAPVGDALAGRGTVLGAPLTGMVPA
- a CDS encoding aspartate aminotransferase family protein, which gives rise to MTATLDPRTLEARHGTGVYAKRPLTLVRGQGATLWDDAGRTYLDCASGQGVANVGHSHPRVVAAVQAQAATLVTCQEAVHNDVRAAYLSELAGVLPAGLDRIFLCNSGAEAVEAGVKFARASTGRPGVVAAMRGFHGRTLGALSATWEAHYREPFVPLVPEFGHVPYGNLEALEGAITDQTAAVLLEVVQGEGGVRPASDEFLRGAERLCRERGALLLIDEVQTGFGRTGRLFACEHSGLEPDILILGKAIAGGVPMGAVALGPRVAQMAPGTHGSTFGGNPLACAAARAVLGILRDENLPAEAARKGEWLLDRLRALPHRRIREVRGLGLMVGLELRDRVAPHLAALQERGVLALPAGPSVLRLLPPLVISGAELEQVVRAVDEVLA
- a CDS encoding [LysW]-lysine hydrolase → MTLAPVLTAEEALAYGLVAIPSVSGQEGEAVTWLVDQMTALGLTAHVDEAGNAVGVLGTGTPQTVLLGHIDTVPGDLPVRVEGGMLHGRGAVDAKGALAAFVSAAARLARRGNLRGQIVVVGCVEEEASSSKGAHHALTEYTPDFCIVGEPSDWRRVTLGYKGSLRLRARLSVPCGHSAHQRQTAAETMVAFWQRVEGWAADLTGHAARAFDQLQPTLLHLNTASDGLTETAAAELHLRLPPAHPPGPVLEGLRELAADLPDLTLEVVGQCAAFQTDRTSPLVRTFTRAIRAQGEQPGLVLKTGTADLNVVGPVWGCPAVAYGPGDAALDHTPHEHLCLAEYGRAVDVLEAALTELHR
- a CDS encoding response regulator; the encoded protein is MTPTKPIEILLVEDNPADILLTEEAFGEAHFPHRLHIARDGVDALAFLRREGPYAGAATPDVILLDLNMPRMGGLEVLDVLKVDDALRNIPVVVLTTSRAESDIWRSYNLHANAYIPKPVTISEFVEVIKSFGTFWFATAALSPKERP
- a CDS encoding long-chain-fatty-acid--CoA ligase, giving the protein MSHDPELNLPTEHPRPVAPATRTAGRYWPPGKPRQLTLPRTGLMHNLRVSAERYPDKTAMWFYGRELSYRELRESAERLAGHLAAQGVGKGDRVAVWLQNSPAWAIAAHAAWHLGAVVVPLAPMLQAREFGFFLQDAGIRAGVVGAELYEKAKQGGLAHAVVANVMAGTDAERAGIPLPGELDVTPELHSGDVTLEAALEAASAPAAEVGPDDLAVMPYTSGTTGLPKGCMHTHRSVQANVFGAGAWVDGTVEDVFLASLPFFHVTGFVNSLLAPLNGGGTVVALARWDRDAARQLIRDRGVTLWTNTATMVIDLMASPNFNPADLASLRNVTGGGASLPAAIGQRLLDLTGITFTEGYGLTETMAQSHSNPKGRQKLQCLGIALFGVDARVLDLDTGRELPPGEIGEIVMHGEQVMQGYWNRPDATAEAFVELDGKRFFRSGDLGYMDEEGYFFFTDRLKRMVNVSGMKVWPAEVENLLHGHPAIQEACVISVPDERTGERARALIVLKPGGQATAGEIEAWARTQMATYKVPRDYEFVESLPRGATGKVAWRPLQEQARAAMAARQG
- a CDS encoding hydroxyacid-oxoacid transhydrogenase; protein product: MSQLPAFETLFTVEATPFKFGPGASADAGWEAARLGMRRAFVVVDPALAGSEAAGRVLDSLRGAGVEVVLYTGVRVEPDLPSLERAGAAAREAGADGFVGLGGGSTLDTAKVANLLATHGGAVMDWVNAPVGGGRAVPGPLRPLLAIPTTAGSGSEATTVAILDLPDLGIKSGISHRYLRPAQALVDPELTRTAPAGVIASAGLDVVCHAAESLLSRSYTSRPRPESPAARPPYQGSNPVADVWSAQALRFGGEYLRRAVADPDDLEARGFMMLSATMAGVGFGSAGVHIPHACAYPIAGLRQTYQATGYSQDHAFVPHGYSVIVTAPAAFRFTFAADPEKHVRAASLLTGREYAPDDEDALPNALSELMRDVGAPTTLTELGYSEADLPALVEGALKQQRLLAVAPRTPSAADLEAILRASL